The following are encoded in a window of Bacteroidota bacterium genomic DNA:
- a CDS encoding transglutaminase-like domain-containing protein, which yields MAHQLQTHNELKALVSLLDDPDRTVQTMVQGRLKELGRRALPFLQEAQNEADNEMRLRLGQVMQDLHFSEIEQHWKSIMRMPNAELEHGAFLLALHRFPKLSIRAYQAKLDAMAERIRPKVEAATGVGKAFVLSTYVCNDLGFRGNNEYYSDPNNSYINCVIDSRRGIPVTLCAVFILLGQRLGLPIFGVNMPAHFLAKYKDSRHEVFFDIFNGGNPIMKEQCIQFLLKAGIKPQAKYFQSANGQTILLRMICNLLAVSQNEKQSRFIQELGILMEPWRTNTNIT from the coding sequence AGTCTCACTGCTGGATGATCCAGACCGCACGGTCCAGACCATGGTCCAGGGCAGGCTAAAAGAACTTGGCCGGCGGGCGCTTCCTTTTTTGCAGGAAGCGCAGAACGAAGCAGATAACGAGATGCGCCTGCGCCTCGGCCAGGTCATGCAAGACCTGCACTTCTCCGAGATCGAGCAGCATTGGAAAAGCATTATGCGGATGCCCAATGCCGAACTAGAGCACGGCGCCTTCCTGCTGGCCCTGCACAGATTCCCAAAACTTAGTATTCGGGCCTATCAGGCAAAACTGGATGCGATGGCAGAACGCATACGCCCGAAAGTTGAAGCAGCAACGGGCGTTGGCAAAGCTTTCGTATTGAGCACATACGTTTGCAATGACCTCGGCTTCAGGGGCAACAATGAGTATTACTCAGATCCGAACAACAGCTATATCAACTGTGTGATTGATTCCCGGCGCGGCATTCCCGTCACGCTCTGCGCGGTGTTTATCTTACTGGGCCAGCGACTTGGCCTGCCCATATTCGGAGTTAATATGCCGGCGCATTTCCTGGCGAAATACAAAGACAGCCGGCATGAAGTGTTCTTCGATATTTTTAATGGCGGGAACCCCATCATGAAAGAGCAATGTATACAATTCCTGTTGAAGGCTGGTATCAAGCCCCAGGCAAAGTATTTTCAGTCTGCCAACGGACAGACCATCTTGCTCAGAATGATTTGCAACCTGCTTGCCGTTTCTCAGAACGAAAAGCAGTCACGCTTTATTCAGGAACTGGGTATATTGATGGAGCCTTGGCGGACCAACACCAATATCACCTGA